In Urechidicola croceus, a single window of DNA contains:
- a CDS encoding Bax inhibitor-1/YccA family protein — translation MSLLNYKTSNPAFSPGVWKGYSSSSNKMSLSGVIFKTLFCLILVGISTWYVWDLVHKGIDVKWYTSLGLLAAIVLSILTSYKHKWAKFTAPLYALSKGFFLGGFSAYAELQFEGLPMKAVGVTIVTFFIMLILYKLKIINVTSRFRSVIISATVTIMIIYLISWILSFFGISMKFIYGTSWFAIGFNIIAAVVASLALLLDFDFIDRKINRVPKYMEWVATWGLLVTLIWLYIEVLRLMKKFAIRF, via the coding sequence ATGTCCCTATTAAATTACAAAACTTCAAACCCTGCATTTAGCCCAGGAGTTTGGAAAGGTTATTCATCGTCTTCCAATAAAATGTCATTAAGTGGAGTCATATTTAAAACTCTCTTTTGCCTTATTTTAGTTGGTATATCTACTTGGTATGTTTGGGATTTAGTGCATAAAGGAATCGATGTAAAATGGTATACTTCACTTGGATTACTTGCTGCAATTGTTTTAAGTATTTTAACTTCTTACAAGCATAAATGGGCGAAATTTACTGCACCTCTATATGCATTATCAAAAGGTTTTTTCTTGGGTGGATTTTCAGCATATGCAGAACTTCAGTTTGAAGGATTACCAATGAAAGCCGTCGGTGTAACAATAGTGACATTTTTTATAATGCTTATACTCTACAAACTTAAAATCATCAATGTTACTAGTCGATTTAGAAGTGTTATAATTTCTGCAACAGTAACAATTATGATTATATATCTTATAAGTTGGATCTTAAGTTTCTTTGGTATTTCTATGAAATTTATATATGGAACATCTTGGTTTGCAATAGGATTTAATATTATTGCAGCTGTAGTAGCATCATTGGCATTACTTTTAGATTTTGATTTTATTGATCGAAAAATAAATAGAGTGCCGAAATACATGGAATGGGTTGCCACATGGGGGCTTTTAGTAACTCTAATTTGGTTATATATAGAAGTTTTAAGACTTATGAAAAAATTTGCAATTAGATTTTAA
- a CDS encoding Bax inhibitor-1/YccA family protein — protein sequence MALYTYKTSNPAFSRDVWKGYTSTSNKMTVNGVILKSFFCVILVASTAMLTWNMHIKGFNIDYLMYGGLIGTLFFSLLTAFIHRLAPVLVPLYALAQGFFLGAISIYAENKFKGMPLQAIGVTITTFFAMLFLYKSKIVKVTDRFRSVLVVAISIIMTIYALSWSLNFFSIETPFTILDNSSYISIAFNVVAAGIAAFTLLLDFDFIERKKNHVPKYMEWVATWGLLVTLVWVYVEALRIMKKIAVN from the coding sequence ATGGCTTTATATACTTATAAAACCTCGAATCCTGCTTTTAGCAGAGACGTTTGGAAAGGATACACATCTACTTCAAACAAAATGACCGTAAACGGTGTAATTCTAAAATCTTTTTTTTGTGTAATTTTAGTTGCAAGCACAGCTATGCTCACTTGGAACATGCATATTAAAGGTTTTAATATTGACTACCTCATGTATGGTGGTTTAATTGGAACACTGTTTTTTAGTTTACTTACAGCATTTATTCATAGACTTGCTCCAGTTCTTGTACCATTATATGCATTGGCACAAGGATTTTTTTTAGGAGCTATTTCTATTTATGCTGAAAATAAATTTAAAGGAATGCCATTACAGGCAATTGGAGTGACAATCACTACATTTTTTGCAATGTTGTTTCTTTACAAATCTAAAATTGTAAAAGTAACCGATCGCTTTAGAAGTGTATTAGTTGTAGCAATTTCAATAATTATGACAATTTATGCTTTAAGTTGGTCATTAAACTTTTTTAGTATTGAAACGCCTTTTACTATTTTAGACAACTCATCCTACATTTCAATAGCATTTAATGTTGTTGCTGCAGGTATTGCTGCATTCACTTTGTTGTTAGACTTCGATTTTATCGAAAGAAAGAAAAACCACGTTCCTAAATATATGGAATGGGTTGCAACTTGGGGATTACTAGTAACCTTAGTATGGGTCTACGTAGAAGCTTTAAGAATAATGAAAAAAATTGCTGTGAATTAG
- the mnmD gene encoding tRNA (5-methylaminomethyl-2-thiouridine)(34)-methyltransferase MnmD, whose protein sequence is MKREIITTADGSTTIHLPEWNEQYHSKHGAIQEAYHVFIKSGLNLFKNRKISILEVGFGTGLNCFITFLEAQKSKLKIEYYGIEAYPISEKEIESLNYVDQLNVLEFEDVFQEIHHNEWEVKNKISSEFTLTKREQFFNEIVDENKFNLIYFDAFGARVQPELWTVEIFQKMYNSLKAKGVLVTYSAKGSVRRAMLEVGFKVEKLEGPPGKREMLRAIKT, encoded by the coding sequence TTGAAAAGAGAAATTATTACAACTGCAGATGGTTCAACAACTATTCATTTACCCGAATGGAACGAACAATATCATTCAAAGCATGGAGCAATTCAGGAGGCATATCACGTATTTATTAAAAGTGGATTAAATCTTTTTAAGAATCGTAAAATATCTATTTTAGAAGTAGGTTTTGGAACTGGGCTCAATTGTTTTATTACATTTTTAGAGGCACAAAAAAGTAAGTTAAAAATTGAATATTATGGTATTGAGGCATATCCGATTTCAGAGAAAGAAATTGAAAGTTTGAATTATGTAGATCAATTAAATGTGTTAGAATTTGAGGATGTATTTCAGGAGATTCATCATAATGAATGGGAGGTTAAGAATAAAATTTCTAGCGAGTTTACATTGACTAAAAGAGAACAGTTTTTTAATGAGATAGTTGATGAAAATAAGTTTAATTTAATTTATTTTGATGCTTTTGGAGCAAGAGTACAACCTGAATTATGGACAGTTGAGATATTTCAAAAAATGTATAATTCATTAAAGGCGAAAGGAGTTTTGGTGACTTATTCAGCAAAAGGGAGTGTAAGGCGTGCAATGCTAGAAGTTGGGTTTAAAGTAGAGAAGCTAGAAGGTCCACCTGGTAAAAGAGAAATGTTAAGAGCGATAAAAACTTAA
- a CDS encoding DUF4920 domain-containing protein: MKKFWILSLLVLVITSCKNDKKEAETQDAKLTYQSFGEKITSEGFITKEEMIDRFKTLKEGDTLDVKFASTVNSVCKAKGCWMKLDLGNNEESMVKFKDYGFFVPLNSDEREVIVHGKAFVNEVSIDEQRHYAKDAGKTNEEIAMITTPKFTYSFLADGVLMKEEVTSDE, from the coding sequence ATGAAAAAGTTTTGGATATTAAGTTTGTTAGTTTTAGTAATAACATCATGTAAGAATGATAAAAAGGAAGCGGAAACTCAAGATGCGAAATTAACTTATCAGTCTTTTGGAGAGAAGATTACTAGTGAAGGTTTTATAACTAAAGAAGAGATGATAGATAGGTTTAAAACTTTAAAAGAAGGTGATACTCTTGATGTGAAATTTGCATCTACAGTTAATAGCGTATGTAAGGCCAAAGGTTGTTGGATGAAATTGGATTTAGGAAACAATGAAGAATCAATGGTTAAGTTTAAGGATTATGGATTTTTTGTACCATTAAATTCTGATGAAAGAGAAGTTATAGTTCATGGTAAGGCATTTGTAAATGAGGTTTCTATTGATGAACAAAGGCATTATGCAAAAGATGCAGGAAAAACAAATGAGGAAATAGCAATGATAACTACTCCAAAATTTACCTATTCTTTTTTAGCAGATGGGGTTTTAATGAAGGAAGAAGTTACTTCAGATGAATAA
- a CDS encoding branched-chain amino acid aminotransferase translates to MSTETQNIIIQKIAKSKISEVDFSNLAFGSVFTDHMYVCDFKDGEWQTPTIKPYGPISIDPSAKVFHYGQAVFEGMKAYKAEDDSIWMFRPEENQKRINFSANRLQMPSFPKEMFFDGLETLLKLDRDWIQKGEGNSMYIRPFVIATESGVSASPSKEYKFMFILSPAQSYFKGGGSDVKVLFADKYSRSANGGVGAAKAAGNYAGQFYPTHLAQEQGYQQVVWTDANTHEFLEEAGVMNVFFRVGDTLLTAPTSDRILDGITRKSIIQVAQDMGISVEVRNVRVSEIVDAAKNGTLLEMFGAGTAAVINPIAGFGCKGEDYTLPKLENSYAMLLRKRITDIQTNKAEDKHGWRYKVKE, encoded by the coding sequence ATGAGTACAGAAACGCAAAACATTATTATTCAAAAAATCGCCAAATCTAAAATTTCAGAAGTAGATTTTAGCAATTTAGCGTTCGGAAGCGTTTTTACTGATCATATGTATGTATGTGATTTTAAAGACGGGGAATGGCAAACACCAACAATCAAACCTTACGGACCTATTTCTATTGATCCTTCGGCAAAAGTCTTTCATTATGGTCAAGCCGTCTTTGAAGGAATGAAAGCTTATAAGGCTGAAGATGATAGTATTTGGATGTTTCGCCCTGAAGAGAATCAAAAACGCATTAATTTTTCAGCAAATAGATTACAAATGCCGTCTTTTCCAAAAGAAATGTTCTTTGATGGATTGGAAACATTATTAAAACTTGATCGTGATTGGATACAAAAAGGTGAAGGAAATTCAATGTATATAAGACCATTCGTAATTGCTACCGAAAGTGGTGTATCTGCATCACCATCAAAAGAGTATAAATTCATGTTTATATTGTCTCCTGCTCAGTCTTATTTTAAAGGTGGAGGAAGTGATGTAAAAGTTTTATTTGCAGATAAATATAGTCGTTCAGCCAATGGCGGTGTAGGAGCTGCTAAAGCTGCAGGGAACTATGCTGGTCAATTCTATCCTACTCATTTAGCACAAGAACAAGGCTATCAACAAGTAGTTTGGACTGATGCAAATACCCATGAGTTTTTAGAAGAAGCAGGTGTAATGAATGTGTTTTTTAGAGTTGGTGACACTTTATTAACTGCACCTACATCTGATAGAATTTTAGATGGAATTACTCGTAAAAGTATTATTCAAGTTGCTCAAGACATGGGAATTAGTGTTGAAGTAAGAAATGTAAGAGTTAGCGAAATTGTCGATGCTGCCAAAAATGGAACATTATTAGAAATGTTTGGTGCTGGAACTGCTGCTGTTATAAATCCTATTGCTGGTTTTGGTTGTAAAGGTGAAGACTATACATTGCCTAAACTAGAAAATAGTTATGCTATGCTACTTAGAAAACGCATAACAGATATTCAAACAAATAAAGCCGAAGATAAACATGGCTGGAGATATAAAGTTAAAGAATAA
- a CDS encoding pyrophosphohydrolase domain-containing protein, translated as MKNKIGAVKEFHEAFKLGIKHEPTANLGEAKNKLRFNLMAEENEEYFEAAQNDDLVEVADALGDMLYILCGTIIEHGMQYKIEEVFEEIQRSNMSKLGADGNPIYREDGKVLKGPAYFKPNIKKILDK; from the coding sequence ATGAAGAATAAGATAGGAGCAGTAAAAGAATTTCACGAGGCGTTTAAATTGGGAATTAAACACGAACCAACGGCTAATTTAGGAGAGGCAAAAAATAAACTCCGATTCAATTTAATGGCTGAAGAGAATGAAGAATATTTTGAAGCAGCCCAAAATGATGACTTGGTAGAAGTTGCTGATGCACTTGGAGATATGTTGTATATTTTATGTGGAACTATTATTGAGCACGGAATGCAATATAAAATTGAAGAAGTTTTTGAGGAAATTCAAAGAAGTAATATGAGTAAACTTGGTGCAGATGGCAACCCGATTTATCGTGAAGATGGAAAAGTTTTAAAAGGTCCGGCATATTTTAAACCAAATATTAAAAAGATTTTAGATAAATAA
- a CDS encoding SRPBCC family protein has product MKFLKYFLLLFSAIIIFGSIYIAVKDGSYEIKQSRFINAPASVLFENVNDFKNWPEWNPWMEVDPTIKPIFPSKTVGVNGAYSWTSKNGDGSMKTISTNLNKEIIQELTYGTGNPSIINWVFNSSKDSTEVVWSMKGESSFGEKLYWLTQGGIEKNVAPMLSRGLELLDTVITKDIKKYSITINGETEHGGGFYLYNTSSSSIQIMNTKMGDMFTALYKYAEKNSINIAGAPFALYHKFDMENNSVIFSCAIPTSSKVISTDGNILTGQLIPFKSYKVTLNGDYSNLQEAWTKGMEELQNKGFTYDQSQVGLESYITDPEKTPNPKNLITEIFIPIKQE; this is encoded by the coding sequence ATGAAATTCTTAAAATATTTTTTACTATTATTTTCTGCAATCATAATTTTTGGCTCAATATATATCGCTGTTAAAGATGGCAGTTATGAAATCAAGCAAAGTCGTTTCATAAACGCTCCTGCCTCTGTATTATTTGAAAATGTAAATGATTTTAAAAATTGGCCTGAATGGAACCCATGGATGGAAGTCGATCCGACAATAAAACCAATATTTCCAAGTAAAACTGTTGGTGTGAATGGTGCTTATTCTTGGACTTCAAAAAATGGTGATGGTTCAATGAAAACTATTTCGACTAACCTAAATAAAGAAATTATTCAAGAATTAACTTACGGGACTGGTAATCCTTCAATAATCAATTGGGTTTTCAACTCTTCAAAAGATAGTACCGAAGTCGTTTGGTCAATGAAAGGTGAATCAAGTTTTGGAGAAAAATTATATTGGCTAACTCAAGGAGGAATTGAAAAAAATGTTGCGCCAATGCTTTCTAGAGGTTTAGAGCTTTTAGATACTGTTATTACTAAGGATATTAAAAAATATAGTATTACAATAAATGGTGAAACTGAACATGGTGGTGGGTTTTATTTATACAATACTTCTTCTAGTAGTATACAAATCATGAATACTAAAATGGGTGATATGTTTACAGCATTATATAAATATGCTGAAAAGAACAGTATTAATATAGCTGGAGCACCTTTTGCTCTATATCATAAATTTGACATGGAAAACAATTCTGTTATTTTTTCATGTGCAATTCCCACAAGTTCTAAAGTTATTTCAACTGATGGTAATATTTTAACTGGTCAATTAATACCTTTTAAAAGTTATAAAGTCACCCTAAATGGCGACTATAGCAACTTACAAGAAGCGTGGACTAAAGGAATGGAAGAATTACAAAATAAAGGGTTTACCTATGACCAATCACAAGTAGGATTAGAGTCATATATTACTGACCCAGAAAAAACACCAAATCCTAAAAATTTAATTACTGAAATTTTCATTCCTATTAAACAAGAATAA